In one window of Acanthopagrus latus isolate v.2019 chromosome 15, fAcaLat1.1, whole genome shotgun sequence DNA:
- the si:dkeyp-121d4.3 gene encoding uncharacterized protein si:dkeyp-121d4.3 isoform X2, with protein MGPTRNRPPMGPPFDNGPPFDMGPPGWGPPPPGGWGPPPPGGWGPPPPEEWGPAPPGGWGPPPPGGWGPLPPDGWGPRGPPPPGGWGPPPEGWGPRGPPPPGWGAHPDDWLPPHPDAWRPPYPDDWRPPHPDAWRPPHPDDWRPPHPDDWRPPPGWPPGGPPDPWGPELPPGPLPPPPVGIPPPDPAAYGPPPIPPPGCPPPIGFPPGFPPGWTGEPVVEEPMPNPPPEQPEWIKALISAPPTESTPGEIKKNTEEPVVMTTPAPDPPPPAAKAKPTADPIKAAKTLGLLGKRTFDKPPPGRSTGIISFIGPSFGYIEREDLEKYTFSFDAFFGNPKAMQPGVRVHFTACKDKTSLIATDVKVAPGGTENVDTEIYEAVVSQAITEPQPGGRQYPGQVHVNIGPLRTNLTFETKDSTVTLLKNDQVLINLLTDIVSEKRRATNIKPKIPSTFSHTKESREEGVIISLKDNEGIIKSEEHGELPFDIKENFSDIEFTSEDVNEEVEFTVITLRAGKRAIRLRRVKEPLLLTFCSATAAAAAAVEEKKEEKEETPTTGGDSDPPQALKGKANTKSEIGPTMKLDPELYEGIVSQPIIEPTPQMQGYPGQIHANIGPVKTNVTFDHRDCGVTLLKNDHVLINLLYDLATGKRRAANIKTKIPFTFSYTKEKRELGIITYLGSEEGIINSEEHGELPFDICENFSDTEFDNKDIHKEAEFTVAMVKSKKRAIRLLRTKRVEDKILEEQKRREEEEKRRKREEEEKRKLEEQRRREEEEERQRESERKKKEEVAAALAAAKCKWTPFGFKMRDPDTLDDLSKERFEGTVLKAISKNIKIKEEPREEPVGAPFVPVKVKVEKMEQDEKKEVEGKAEEEEEQMKVKKEKVEQQEEEVKKNQSARVKTDPDVGRLVMTVDGKQKQLPFGPDDLLTTATMLDGDKVRFNIATHRVTKEERATYVEILPDSFEESIEQRRHGIVIEFTDDSGLIKCTQNPQLYFHMSEVIEKKRLELNEKVEFSVVPHETAEGGNQAIRIKRFTESVFLPVRKLGGVGANKGKMTIKLTKASEETEKEKPEADKLKAVVKNLRTQDSKTSISRKDYSSSRRRYGRSRSRSRSPSRSRARSKSRSRSPPRDQFGRLIKKRRSTSADRDRKSSKSGRSRETSRRHTKSRSRSRSRGKSSSRSRSRSIERSKDGHSKKRSKISREREESHKRRRELSPPPRRAGVMEDELARKKRELEELNEMIAYKKSLVDRDPGQRTCIDYDHGRIAVPLAEYKPVRSILKKRPEGPEYHRPPQSYDDPYYDRPYSPFQERRYAERYGDPYTSHPYSDRPPYGDRPYPDRPYENHLYGEAAYGGPPSTSQRYTDRYDVYDEPYDDRYYDAAYANRPYDDPYHPVKRSLSPRAASPSSQTGLVAPIQPPLTHTVATSHSPFRPPSPTEPPPRSPSPRLKNKTPRLSPPAEKPPLDRFLDMLNKKVDAEKQPDAAYVHDDLLPHERALQDGRGFSRLVGLAQEPSSSSLGVEREKNQLSPKRSSVERISDEPKSQTEPYDKIQSLLRTIGLKLSTGDVSKLASRAQEKIYGSKSSSIERETMSVPRENLQMSRTGSVEMDIIHSPSPARSSSLEPLTRHKTVSEYEGFLDQQELEALKKAQQLQSLTKTMGGTPSTSSTAKPPPGPPSTHYQHSPLPSQGSTTLSMGTPAAPAACQDHQGFGPTAGPPPGPPPGPPPRRPGQPPPGPPPGPPPGPPPRRPPGQPPFTPPSNNVVFPFIGQPPAAPAPNSSSPLQPVSTASVTPSSSTPATSSPPNDDHSAISTTVARCLKVIETVKSLAVQPTAKPVKTVQFSLPTESPTASSPHTSAEMEEDIKNKQKEKLDLYNQRILEKREQQYKEMLARKKVEKNNGGALPAPGGLSISPSILKRQADQQRAQERLDLWSFAGVLGRVPGEVSRGRYAAGNGPQQGHHLVEGYARHDVAPAPSPAPPAESHLAQPRHPHYALGRQ; from the exons ATGGGACCGACGAGGAACAGACCCCCCATGGGACCGCCGTTTGATAACGGACCTCCATTCGACATGGGGCCACCGGGATGGGGGCCTCCGCCACCGGGAGGCTGGGGTCCTCCACCGCCAGGTGGCTGGGGCCCTCCGCCGCCCGAAGAATGGGGGCCAGCGCCCCCCGGAGGTTGGGGTCCCCCGCCGCCTGGTGGATGGGGGCCACTACCACCTGATGGATGGGGACCGAGAGGGCCTCCACCGCCCGGAGGTTGGGGGCCACCGCCAGAAGGATGGGGCCCAAGAGGACCACCACCGCCAGGCTGGGGGGCTCATCCCGACGACTGGCTGCCACCTCACCCAGATGCCTGGAGACCTCCTTACCCTGACGACTGGAGACCTCCTCACCCTGACGCATGGAGACCTCCGCACCCGGACGACTGGAGACCTCCGCACCCCGACGACTGGAGACCTCCTCCTGGTTGGCCTCCAGGCGGTCCCCCTGATCCGTGGGGACCGGAGCTTCCCCCGGGACCTCTACCCCCTCCTCCTGTAGGAATTCCTCCTCCGGATCCCGCAGCCTATGGACCACCCCCTATTCCCCCTCCAGGCTGTCCCCCTCCCATAGGCTTCCCACCGGGCTTCCCTCCGGGCTGGACGGGAGAG ccTGTTGTAGAGGAACCGATGCCCAACCCGCCCCCAGAGCAGCCTGAGTGG ATTAAAGCGTTGATTTCAGCTCCGCCCACTGAATCGACTCcaggggaaataaaaaagaacacagaGGAGCCTGTCGTCATGACAACACCTGCACcagacccccctcctcctgcagcgAAGGCTAAGCCCACAGCTGACCCCATCAAGGCTGCCAAAACCCTCGGCCTGCTGGGAAAACGCACATTTGATAA GCCTCCTCCAGGCAGGTCGACGGGGATCATCTCATTCATCGGG CCGAGCTTTGGCTACATCGAGAGGGAAGATCTGGAGAAGTACACCTTCAGCTTTGACGCCTTCTTTGGAAACCCCAAGGCCATGCAACCTGGGGTCAGAGTTCACTTCACCGCCTGCAAGGACAAG ACCAGTCTGATAGCGACGGATGTGAAAGTGGCTCCAGGTGGAACAGAGAACGTGGACACAGAGATCTATGAGGCCGTGGTCAGTCAGGCCATCACAGAACCTCAG cctggTGGGCGTCAGTACCCTGGGCAGGTCCACGTGAACATCGGGCCGCTGAGGACCAACCTGACATTTGAGACGAAGGACAGCACGGTGACACTGCTGAAGAACGACCAGGTGCTCATCAACCTGCTGACTGACATCGTTTCCGAGAAGAGGAGGGCGACCAACATCAAACCCAAGATCCCTTCGACCTTCAGCCACACCAAAGAGTCCAGAGAGGAG GGCGTCATCATCAGCCTTAAAGACAATGAAGGCATCATCAAGTCGGAAGAACACGGCGAACTTCCCTTCGACATCAAAGAGAACTTCAGTGACATCGAGTTCACCAGCGAGGACGTCAACGAGGAGGTCGAGTTCACCGTCATCACG CTGAGAGCGGGGAAGAGGGCGATCAGGCTCCGGCGGGTGAAGGagcccctcctcctgaccttCTGCTCTGCAACCGCCgccgctgcagctgctgtcgaggagaagaaggaggagaaggaggagacaCCGACCACAGGTGGTGACAGCGACCCTCCCCAGGCCCTCAAAGGGAAGGCCAACACCAAGTCGGAGATTGGCCCCACCATGAAGCTGGACCCAGAGCTGTACGAGGGCATCGTCAGCCAGCCAATCATCGAGCCGACG CCGCAGATGCAGGGTTACCCGGGTCAGATCCACGCCAACATCGGCCCTGTTAAGACAAACGTGACCTTCGACCACCGAGACTGTGGCGTAACGCTGCTGAAGAACGACCACGTATTGATCAACCTGCTGTACGACCTGGCAACCGGGAAGAGGAGAGCAGCCAACATCAAAACCAAAATCCCATTCACCTTCAGCTACAccaaagagaagagagagctg GGCATCATCACCTATCTGGGGTCTGAAGAAGGCATCATCAACTCCGAGGAGCACGGCGAGCTACCTTTTGACATCTGTGAAAACTTCAGTGACACCGAGTTTGACAACAAAGACATCCACAAGGAAGCAGAGTttactgttgccatg GTGAAATCAAAGAAGAGGGCAATCAGGCTGTTGAGGACAAAAAGGGTGGAGGACAAAAtcctggaggagcagaagagacgggaggaggaagaaaagaggaggaaacgggaggaggaggagaagaggaaactAGAGGAGCAGCGtagaagggaggaggaggaggagcgacagagagagtcagagaggaagaagaaggaggaggtggcggcggCGCTGGCGGCTGCAAAATGCAAA TGGACGCCGTTCGGCTTCAAAATGAGAGACCCCGACACGCTGGATGACCTCAGCAAGGAGCGATTTGAAGGCACCGTCCTCAAAGCTATCTCCAAAAACATAAAGATCAAGGAGGAGCCGAGGGAGGAACCAGTAGGAGCTCCCTTTGTACCG GTCAAAGTTAAAGTAGAGAAGATGGAGCAAGATGAGAAGAAAGAGGTGGAAGGaaaagctgaagaagaagaggagcagatgaAGGTGAAAAAGGAGaaggtggagcagcaggaggaggaggtgaagaagaatcAGTCAGCTAGAGTTAAAACAGACCCAGATGTCGGTCGACTGGTGATGACTGTTGatgggaaacagaaacagcttccCTTCGGTCCCGATGACCTGCTGACCACCGCCACAATGTTGGACGGTGACAAG GTGCGTTTCAACATCGCCACCCATCGGGTGACCAAAGAGGAGCGAGCGACCTACGTCGAAATTCTCCCCGACTCCTTTGAAGAGTCCATTGAACAACGTCGACAC GGCATAGTGATCGAGTTCACAGACGACTCGGGGCTCATCAAGTGCACTCAGAACCCTCAGCTCTACTTCCACATGTCGGAGGTGATAGAGAAGAAGAGACTGGAGCTGAACGAGAAGGTCGAGTTCAGCGTCGTCCCG caTGAAACGGCGGAGGGGGGGAACCAGGCCATCAGGATAAAACGCTTCACGGAGagtgttttccttcctgttcgGAAATTGGGCGGTGTGGGGGCTAACAAAGGAAAG ATGACCATCAAGCTGACCAAGGCTTCAGAGGAAACTGA GAAAGAAAAACCAGAGGCAGACAAGCTGAAGGCAGTTGTGAAAAATCTTAGAACACAGGACAGCAAGACCAGCATCAGCAGAAAGGATTACAGTTCATCTCGGCGTAGATATGGCCGGAGCAGAAGTCGGAGCAGGAGTCCAAGTAGGAGTAGAGCGAGGAGTAAAAGTAGGAGCAGGAGTCCGCCCAGGGACCAGTTTGGACGTCTCATCAAAAAGAGACGCAGCACCAGTGCTGACCGCGACCGTAAAAGCAGCAAGTCTGGGCGAAGCCGAGAGACGTCAAGGAGGCACACTAAGAGTCGGAGCAGGAGTCGCAGCCGAGGCAAGAGCTCCAGCAGGAGCCGCAGCAGGAGCATTGAGAGGAGCAAAGACGGGCACAGCAAGAAAAGGAGCAAAATCAGCCGAGAGCGCGAAGAAAGTCacaagagaaggagggagtTGAGCCCTCCTCCCAGACGTGCCGGAGTCATGGAGGATGAGCTGGCAAGGAAGAAgcgggagctggaggagctgaacgAAATGATCGCTTACAAAAAGTCACTGGTGGACAGAGACCCTGGACAGAGGACCTGCATTGACTATGACCATGGCAGGATTGCCGTCCCGCTGGCTGAGTACAAACCAGTCAGGTCCATCTTAAAGAAGCGACCGGAGGGACCAGAGTACCATCGTCCTCCCCAGTCCTACGACGACCCTTATTATGACCGACCATATAGTCCCTTCCAAGAACGGCGGTACGCTGAACGCTATGGTGATCCATACACCAGCCATCCTTACAGTGATCGCCCTCCTTATGGTGATCGTCCCTACCCTGACCGACCATATGAAAATCATCTGTATGGTGAAGCTGCCTATGGTGGCCCTCCATCAACCAGCCAACGTTACACTGATCGCTATGATGTTTACGATGAACCCTATGACGATCGCTACTATGATGCAGCATATGCCAACCGGCCATACGATGATCCGTATCACCCTGTCAAACGGAGCCTGTCTCCCCGTGCTGCCTCGCCTTCTTCTCAGACTGGCCTGGTTGCCCCCATCCAACCTCCCTTGACACATACTGTGGCCACTTCCCATTCCCCTTTCAGACCTCCTTCTCCCACAGAACCGCCTCCTAGAAGCCCCTCTCCAAGACTGAAGAACAAAACACCACGACTATCCCCCCCTGCAGAAAAACCACCCCTCGATCGCTTTCTTGACATGCTTAATAAAAAGGTTGATGCTGAAAAGCAACCGGACGCGGCTTATGTCCATGATGACCTTCTGCCTCATGAGCGTGCACTTCAAGATGGCAGGGGTTTCTCTCGGCTTGTGGGACTGGCTCAGGAACCATCAAGCAGCAGTCTAGGAGTAGAAAGGGAAAAGAACCAACTAAGCCCTAAACGGTCTTCAGTAGAGAGAATAAGCGATGAACCGAAGAGCCAAACAGAACCCTATGATAAGATCCAGAGTCTACTCCGTACGATTGGCCTGAAGCTGAGTACAGGAGATGTGTCCAAACTGGCAAGCCGAGCCCAAGAGAAAATCTATGGGTCAAAGTCTTCATCCATTGAAAGAGAGACTATGTCAGTCCCAAGGGAAAACCTTCAAATGAGTAGAACTGGTTCTGTGGAAATGGATATCATCCATTCCCCCTCCCCTGCCAGGTCCTCCAGTTTGGAGCCACTTACCAGACATAAAACAGTCTCTGAGTATGAAGGATTCCTCGACCAGCAAGAGTTGGAGGCACTAAAGAAGGCACAACAGCTGCAGAGTCTTACCAAGACAATGGGTGGCACACCTTCCACCTCTTCAACTGCTAAACCTCCTCCTGGGCCTCCTTCTACTCATTACCAACATTCACCTCTCCCATCCCAGGGCTCTACAACCCTCAGCATGGGCactccagctgctcctgcagcttGTCAGGATCATCAAGGATTTGGTCCTACAGCAGGACCTCCCCCTGGACCACCTCCTGGACCTCCTCCACGGCGTCCTGGACAGCCTCCTCCAGGACCTCCCCCTGGACCACCTCCTGGACCTCCACCTCGACGCCCTCCTGGACAACCTCCTTTCACTCCTCCCTCCAATAATGTAGTGTTTCCTTTTATTGGCcagcctcctgcagctcctgcccCCAACTCCTCCAGTCCTTTGCAGCCTGTAAGCACTGCCTCAGTAACACCATCATCATCGACACCAGCAACATCGAGTCCTCCAAACGATGACCACTCAGCCATCTCTACGACAGTGGCCAGATGCCTGAAGGTCATTGAGACGGTGAAATCACTGGCTGTGCAGCCAACAGCCAAACCAGTCAAAACGGTCCAGTTCAGTTTACCCACTGAGTCTCCCACAGCCTCCAGTCCTCACACctcagcagagatggaggaagacataaaaaacaagcagaaggAGAAG CTGGATCTGTATAACCAGAGGATTTTGGAGAAGAGGGAGCAGCAGTACAAGGAGATGCTGGCCCGCAAGAAAGTAGAGAAGAACAACGGTGGCGCACTGCCCGCCCCAG GTGGTCTTTCAATCTCACCGTCGATTCTCAAAAG